One part of the Mariniblastus fucicola genome encodes these proteins:
- a CDS encoding EF-hand domain-containing protein: MRTFTFIAIATVSMWIAADANAQQNDTETDIKPVPEQLEDNPAGEGQRGKGRRGNRGRRGAQQGKGMQQGQGRRRGQGEGRGSAQMMEMLFTRLDADKSGSISLDEAPDRLKDRFAKLDSNGDESVSKDEFQASFANRGEGAKGKEGAGKGRRGGKGKEGAGKGRRGGKGKDGAGKGNQQRRGQMMDPAAMIERSDANNDGSISLDEAPERLKQRFDRLDADSSGTITADELKSAFEKMKQGGMRGKGGKGGQVGRNKSADENATKPVKPSRPPMDDEGA, translated from the coding sequence ATGAGAACATTCACCTTCATCGCAATCGCGACTGTGTCCATGTGGATCGCAGCGGATGCGAACGCACAGCAAAACGATACTGAAACTGACATCAAACCTGTGCCAGAACAGCTCGAAGACAATCCGGCCGGCGAAGGCCAGCGTGGAAAAGGCCGTCGTGGAAATCGAGGTCGCCGCGGAGCCCAGCAGGGTAAAGGAATGCAGCAAGGTCAGGGCCGCCGACGTGGCCAAGGCGAAGGTCGTGGCAGTGCCCAAATGATGGAGATGCTGTTTACGCGACTCGACGCTGACAAGAGCGGATCGATTTCTCTGGACGAAGCACCTGATCGGTTGAAGGATCGTTTCGCGAAGCTCGACTCCAACGGCGACGAGTCCGTTTCCAAAGACGAGTTTCAGGCTTCGTTTGCGAATCGAGGCGAGGGCGCTAAAGGCAAAGAGGGCGCTGGCAAAGGAAGACGTGGCGGCAAAGGTAAAGAGGGTGCTGGAAAAGGAAGACGTGGCGGCAAGGGCAAGGACGGAGCTGGCAAAGGAAACCAACAGCGCCGAGGACAGATGATGGATCCTGCAGCAATGATCGAACGATCCGACGCCAACAACGATGGCTCGATTTCGCTGGACGAAGCTCCCGAAAGATTGAAGCAGCGTTTCGACCGACTGGACGCGGATTCAAGCGGCACCATCACTGCTGACGAACTCAAATCCGCTTTCGAAAAGATGAAACAGGGCGGAATGCGCGGCAAGGGCGGCAAGGGCGGACAGGTTGGCCGCAACAAGTCAGCCGACGAAAACGCGACCAAGCCAGTCAAGCCGTCGCGTCCTCCGATGGATGACGAAGGAGCCTGA
- a CDS encoding sigma-70 family RNA polymerase sigma factor, with protein MTQELPEQSEIIKQLQSGREEALAELYLLVRERLRRVIDFRLDYRLGGRVSHSDVLQETYVRAAQRIESYLQKPDMPFFVWLRLEANQRLQEIHRFHFSAEKRDIRREVKLQGKPKEQGNTSVQLAAHIVAQMTSASGLFQKARQIEALEKTLSEMNETDREVIALRHFEELSNIETAKVLDIAPEAASKRYIRALKRLKEIMQQHAAF; from the coding sequence ATGACGCAAGAATTGCCCGAACAGTCCGAAATCATCAAGCAGCTTCAAAGCGGTCGCGAAGAAGCCCTGGCGGAGCTGTACTTGCTGGTTCGCGAAAGGCTTCGACGCGTTATCGATTTTCGCCTCGACTATCGGCTGGGCGGACGCGTTTCGCACTCGGATGTATTGCAGGAAACCTATGTCCGCGCGGCTCAGCGGATTGAGAGCTATCTGCAAAAGCCCGACATGCCATTTTTCGTTTGGCTGCGACTCGAGGCCAATCAGCGACTTCAGGAAATTCATCGCTTTCATTTTAGCGCGGAGAAACGTGACATTCGCCGCGAAGTCAAACTTCAGGGCAAACCGAAAGAGCAGGGCAATACTTCGGTGCAATTGGCGGCTCACATCGTCGCACAGATGACTTCTGCCAGCGGACTGTTTCAGAAAGCTCGCCAAATCGAAGCCCTGGAAAAGACTCTGTCTGAGATGAACGAAACCGATCGTGAGGTTATCGCACTACGACACTTCGAAGAACTTTCTAACATCGAGACCGCTAAAGTTCTGGACATCGCGCCCGAAGCCGCAAGCAAACGATACATTCGGGCGCTCAAGCGGTTAAAAGAGATAATGCAACAGCACGCCGCGTTTTAG
- a CDS encoding serine/threonine-protein kinase encodes MGKNISKDELLDKIVEDYTRRTRAGKTPEIAVYKRKYPDLADEIDDLLSSVAMIEGLKAETKSRSDDGNSKRNADLSGLKQLGDYVLIREVGRGGMGVVFEAVHQSLGRRVAIKVMLEQELESEKQIARFRREAQAAAKLHHTNIVSVFGVGETRGYHYYVMEYIDGISLKSAVHSLTRVRHPKVDSQSQATFDSELATGDNSELFEVDELETVSGAGTQNTQEILFPQTASPAAGQGDRNRYQWVGRIGAQVADALGYSHQMGILHRDIKPANLMLDDKGQVWITDFGLVKLSDDKQITKTGAILGTPQYLAPESLKGHYDQQSETYCLGLSLYELATLKPAFAPGSHAEVFHRVIHDSPVPPRKLDPAIPRDLATIIEKAISKDPKDRYKSAFALRDDLRAFLDDRPISARRPSVVEQAMRWARKNPVVASLAALSALLVCATAVVASSAWAMTNQAYSDLKIESRKTETARELAVENERQASANEKRAVANERLAIANFNRAEANVKLMVETFDELFVEFLHKDSKDVSERFDFDGFNELAGIEISIDEGDAVYLKKMADFYERFARQNADNKDLLSNAAKGWRRVANINFLIGDDEAAITSYEKAVSCCLEILEQNPDSTEALLSLVSTRSEMSNAVRRSRQYVKRYSQPLSLIKENLKVIEQHADRDQPQVRFALAETLTALASAEVTRLAAENVVDLDRLDDDRRPQSKKPPKLYDEQAKRYVERAVKIADELIQSDSDNIEYRLLLGKSHCSLGALEGNFGEVDAAAESLNKAASLFRSLAEQHPESPDYQYQLAVTLILMPTENANAISRSQILEVQKIANSLVQRVPNPEYIQLKIVSRLKMADFHLASNKPRAAIVDLQEAADLLNSSDLKGPAMSSMIRAIFQTVHGIGRSLPPNQRREFYNGIRAKLKQQIDRDFRWGRRRGQGRK; translated from the coding sequence TTGGGAAAGAACATCAGCAAAGATGAACTGCTGGACAAAATCGTCGAGGACTACACTCGGCGTACGCGCGCTGGCAAGACTCCCGAGATCGCTGTTTACAAACGGAAGTACCCTGATCTGGCTGACGAGATCGATGACTTGCTGTCATCAGTCGCCATGATCGAAGGGCTCAAAGCCGAAACGAAAAGCCGCAGCGACGATGGCAACTCAAAACGCAACGCTGACCTGTCTGGGCTGAAACAGCTTGGCGACTACGTCCTGATTCGCGAAGTCGGCCGTGGCGGCATGGGCGTCGTCTTTGAAGCCGTCCATCAGTCTCTTGGGCGGCGCGTCGCAATCAAGGTCATGCTTGAACAGGAACTGGAAAGCGAAAAACAGATCGCTCGATTTCGCCGAGAAGCTCAAGCCGCCGCGAAGCTGCACCACACAAATATCGTCAGCGTCTTTGGCGTCGGTGAAACCAGAGGCTATCACTATTATGTGATGGAGTATATCGATGGCATCAGTCTCAAGTCCGCAGTTCACTCGCTGACCAGAGTGCGTCATCCCAAAGTCGACTCACAATCGCAGGCGACTTTCGATTCCGAATTGGCGACCGGCGACAACAGCGAACTTTTCGAAGTGGATGAACTCGAAACAGTTTCCGGCGCAGGCACGCAGAACACCCAGGAGATCCTGTTTCCGCAAACTGCGTCGCCGGCGGCAGGGCAGGGCGATCGCAATCGTTATCAATGGGTCGGCAGAATCGGAGCCCAGGTCGCTGACGCGCTTGGCTATTCTCATCAAATGGGGATCCTGCATCGCGACATCAAACCTGCGAACCTGATGCTGGACGACAAAGGCCAGGTTTGGATCACCGATTTCGGATTGGTCAAGCTGTCGGATGACAAACAGATTACGAAAACCGGCGCGATCCTTGGCACGCCGCAATATCTCGCTCCGGAATCGTTAAAGGGACACTACGACCAGCAAAGTGAAACTTACTGCCTGGGGTTGTCATTGTACGAACTGGCAACGCTGAAGCCTGCTTTTGCTCCGGGTTCCCATGCGGAAGTTTTTCACCGAGTGATCCATGACTCGCCCGTCCCACCTCGAAAACTCGATCCGGCAATCCCACGCGATCTTGCAACGATTATCGAGAAAGCCATCAGCAAGGATCCCAAAGATCGCTACAAGAGTGCATTCGCGTTGCGCGATGATTTGCGCGCGTTCCTGGATGACCGACCGATTTCTGCACGGCGTCCTTCCGTTGTCGAACAGGCAATGCGGTGGGCGCGCAAGAATCCTGTCGTTGCATCGCTTGCGGCGCTTTCAGCGCTGCTGGTGTGCGCGACCGCAGTCGTGGCGTCCTCCGCCTGGGCGATGACCAATCAGGCATATTCTGATCTGAAGATCGAATCACGGAAAACGGAAACGGCCAGAGAACTGGCTGTCGAGAACGAGCGGCAGGCCAGCGCGAACGAAAAACGTGCCGTTGCCAACGAACGACTCGCAATTGCAAACTTCAATCGTGCCGAGGCCAACGTCAAGCTGATGGTGGAAACGTTTGATGAGCTCTTCGTTGAGTTTTTGCACAAGGATTCCAAAGACGTTTCAGAGCGATTCGACTTCGATGGCTTCAACGAGCTTGCTGGAATTGAGATTTCGATCGATGAGGGAGACGCCGTTTATCTGAAAAAGATGGCGGACTTCTATGAACGTTTCGCTCGACAGAACGCCGATAACAAAGACCTGCTCAGCAATGCGGCCAAAGGCTGGCGACGCGTCGCGAACATTAATTTTCTGATCGGCGACGATGAAGCCGCAATCACGTCCTACGAAAAAGCCGTATCGTGCTGCCTCGAAATTCTGGAACAGAACCCGGATTCGACAGAAGCATTGCTCAGTCTGGTTTCAACGCGGTCCGAAATGAGCAACGCTGTTCGGCGCAGCAGGCAGTACGTAAAACGGTACTCCCAACCGCTGTCTTTGATCAAAGAAAATCTGAAAGTGATCGAGCAACACGCTGACCGGGATCAACCGCAGGTGCGTTTTGCACTGGCGGAAACACTGACGGCGTTGGCGTCGGCTGAAGTCACGCGTCTGGCTGCCGAGAACGTAGTTGATCTTGATCGACTGGACGACGATCGACGCCCCCAATCGAAGAAGCCTCCAAAGCTCTACGACGAACAGGCCAAGCGTTATGTCGAACGCGCTGTCAAGATTGCTGATGAGCTCATCCAGTCAGATTCGGACAACATTGAATATCGTTTGCTTCTGGGCAAAAGCCATTGCAGCCTCGGTGCGTTGGAAGGAAATTTTGGCGAAGTGGATGCCGCGGCTGAGTCGCTCAACAAGGCCGCTTCGCTGTTTCGGTCTCTGGCGGAGCAACATCCTGAAAGCCCGGACTATCAGTACCAGTTAGCAGTGACACTGATCCTGATGCCAACAGAAAATGCCAACGCTATTTCGCGTTCCCAGATTTTGGAAGTTCAAAAAATCGCAAACTCGCTCGTCCAACGAGTACCGAATCCGGAATACATCCAACTTAAAATCGTCTCCCGATTGAAAATGGCTGACTTTCATCTGGCCAGCAACAAACCGCGGGCGGCGATCGTGGATTTGCAGGAAGCTGCTGATCTTTTGAATTCAAGCGATTTGAAAGGGCCGGCAATGTCTTCGATGATTCGTGCCATTTTTCAAACCGTACACGGGATTGGCAGAAGTCTGCCGCCGAATCAGCGCCGCGAGTTTTACAACGGAATTCGTGCAAAACTCAAGCAACAAATCGACCGTGATTTTCGCTGGGGACGGCGCAGAGGGCAGGGCAGAAAGTAA
- a CDS encoding HD domain-containing protein: MNQAWNYDELWDEVAQQFHGGAHSIHGPRHWNRVLQFGLKIAEESGADLMVVKLFALFHDSRRENDGHDPEHGFRGAEFAKELRSAGKFSLDDAQFEKLHYACHWHTDQHHHDDVTIGTCWDADRLDLGRVYITPDPKFLNTAAAKRAATTGPDSFLD; the protein is encoded by the coding sequence ATGAATCAGGCCTGGAACTACGACGAGCTTTGGGATGAAGTTGCTCAGCAATTCCACGGCGGCGCTCACTCCATCCATGGCCCGCGACACTGGAATCGCGTCTTGCAGTTTGGGTTGAAAATTGCAGAAGAAAGCGGAGCCGATTTGATGGTGGTCAAGCTGTTTGCTCTTTTTCATGACAGCCGCCGAGAGAATGATGGCCACGATCCTGAGCACGGATTTCGCGGCGCCGAGTTCGCCAAAGAACTACGTTCTGCCGGAAAGTTTTCACTGGACGATGCGCAGTTCGAGAAACTTCATTATGCCTGCCACTGGCATACCGACCAGCATCACCACGATGACGTCACAATCGGTACCTGCTGGGATGCCGATCGCCTGGATTTGGGGCGAGTTTATATCACTCCAGATCCAAAATTCCTGAACACTGCGGCGGCTAAACGGGCCGCAACAACTGGCCCGGACTCGTTCCTGGATTGA
- a CDS encoding CBS domain-containing protein, which translates to MPIRNHRNRDRRGATVVEYLAVAYLIIAGTVCLYSLFQPTLQSSLSQVDHSLDEHQVAKGPAAILAESSPENRETSLKAMQQDRRIWYVAVFAVLGLIGIGIMYLRLAQKRHKEKETLGAAMRAEPVSEKRISAALQKVFRKRVSMRRSLSDNWKVLFEGKARVSDFMTENLITIRPDNTPGEARSILGEAGYRRMVVVDESNIVVGVVSVKDLARKSGRLVSDVMSRNPITVGKDLPIGRAVSILLKSRISCLPVVENGRLAGLITSSDLIMMLQCVLMILEEVPFQQAASEQQVASEGLPLAELSCADNSRMLAPQVFGSETEPFQSAGLDS; encoded by the coding sequence ATGCCAATCCGCAATCACCGCAATCGCGATCGCCGCGGCGCAACCGTTGTCGAATATCTTGCGGTGGCTTACCTCATCATTGCGGGAACCGTGTGCCTGTACTCTCTTTTCCAACCGACTCTGCAAAGCAGTTTGAGTCAAGTCGACCATTCGCTCGACGAACACCAGGTCGCCAAAGGCCCGGCAGCAATACTTGCCGAATCATCGCCAGAAAACAGAGAAACGTCTCTGAAGGCGATGCAACAGGATCGTCGAATCTGGTACGTCGCCGTTTTCGCGGTGCTGGGGCTGATTGGAATCGGCATCATGTATTTGCGACTGGCCCAAAAACGGCACAAGGAAAAAGAAACCCTTGGTGCGGCGATGCGAGCCGAACCAGTCAGCGAAAAAAGAATCTCGGCGGCCCTTCAAAAAGTTTTCCGCAAACGCGTCAGCATGAGACGCAGCCTGTCAGACAACTGGAAGGTGCTGTTTGAAGGTAAAGCCAGGGTCAGCGACTTCATGACCGAGAATCTGATTACGATCAGGCCAGACAATACTCCTGGAGAAGCCAGAAGTATTCTGGGCGAAGCTGGCTATCGTCGGATGGTAGTCGTGGACGAATCCAATATTGTCGTCGGTGTTGTCAGCGTCAAAGACCTCGCACGAAAATCCGGTAGACTGGTGAGCGATGTCATGTCCAGGAACCCGATTACGGTCGGAAAAGATCTTCCGATCGGACGCGCCGTTTCAATTTTACTGAAGTCTCGCATCTCCTGTTTGCCAGTCGTCGAAAATGGACGCCTGGCTGGATTGATTACGTCCTCCGATCTGATCATGATGCTGCAATGCGTACTGATGATTCTGGAGGAAGTTCCTTTTCAACAAGCTGCGTCAGAACAACAAGTTGCGTCAGAAGGACTTCCGCTGGCCGAATTGAGCTGTGCCGACAACTCGCGTATGCTCGCGCCCCAGGTTTTCGGATCAGAAACCGAGCCCTTCCAGTCGGCCGGCCTCGATTCCTGA
- a CDS encoding pyridoxamine 5'-phosphate oxidase family protein, giving the protein MGKVFESITESLREFIARQKMFFVATAPIAANGHLNLSPKGLNSFLILDEHTVAYADLIGSGIETVAHLKENGRIVLMFCAFEGAPNIVRFHGTGEVVEPGDTEFETLSGMFPELSGLRSVIRVHCTRISDSCGFGVPLFNFQGNRDQLERWIESKSMEQRADYIREKNSASIDALPGARPD; this is encoded by the coding sequence GTGGGAAAAGTTTTCGAATCCATCACCGAATCTCTCCGCGAGTTTATCGCCAGGCAGAAGATGTTTTTCGTCGCAACAGCACCTATCGCTGCAAACGGACATCTGAACCTGTCCCCGAAAGGACTCAATTCGTTTCTGATCCTCGACGAGCATACCGTGGCGTACGCCGATTTGATTGGCAGCGGCATCGAAACGGTTGCGCACCTAAAAGAGAACGGCCGAATCGTGCTGATGTTCTGTGCGTTTGAAGGCGCACCAAACATCGTTCGATTTCATGGAACCGGCGAAGTCGTCGAACCGGGCGACACAGAGTTTGAAACGTTGTCCGGGATGTTCCCGGAGCTTTCTGGCTTGCGTAGCGTCATTCGCGTTCACTGCACACGGATCTCTGACTCCTGCGGATTCGGCGTTCCGCTTTTCAATTTCCAGGGCAATCGCGATCAACTCGAACGCTGGATCGAAAGTAAATCCATGGAACAACGAGCCGACTATATCCGCGAAAAGAATTCCGCCAGCATCGACGCATTACCCGGGGCAAGGCCTGACTGA
- a CDS encoding peroxiredoxin family protein, with product MNYRWLLLLACLLLPACDNSENTTVESDESKPNASASDAVISDSESAKSAAQMAFESADKEYAESYESFLKEIRALPESEQAAFASNAPEPEAYVDRFMAIAEEHPDDPAAFDSLFWIARSRIGGDAAKRVFKILLEDHIENKKLGDLCFGLMYSKPSPEIEARIKTLLERSPHEQVKAMATFALANYYVRLDAGSVKESEIEALYKSLISNYSEIKMHEQSNQTFGQMAERSIFELQNLSVGKIAPDIEGEDLDGITFKLSDYRGKIVVLDFWGDW from the coding sequence ATGAATTATCGATGGCTCCTGCTTCTCGCGTGTCTGTTGTTGCCGGCATGCGACAATTCAGAAAACACAACGGTTGAATCTGACGAATCAAAACCTAACGCTTCCGCAAGCGACGCAGTGATTTCTGACAGCGAATCTGCAAAGTCGGCTGCGCAAATGGCTTTCGAATCTGCAGACAAGGAATACGCCGAATCCTACGAATCGTTTCTGAAAGAGATTCGAGCTTTGCCTGAATCGGAACAAGCCGCATTTGCATCAAACGCGCCAGAACCCGAAGCCTACGTCGACAGGTTCATGGCGATCGCGGAAGAGCATCCTGATGACCCCGCGGCTTTCGACTCACTATTCTGGATCGCTCGAAGTCGCATTGGGGGCGACGCTGCCAAGCGAGTCTTCAAGATTCTGCTCGAAGATCACATTGAAAATAAAAAACTTGGCGACCTTTGTTTCGGACTGATGTACTCGAAACCTTCTCCGGAAATCGAAGCGCGGATCAAGACGTTGCTGGAAAGGTCGCCTCACGAACAGGTCAAAGCGATGGCGACGTTTGCCTTGGCAAACTACTACGTCAGACTCGACGCCGGTTCGGTCAAGGAATCCGAAATCGAAGCACTCTATAAAAGCCTGATCTCGAACTATTCCGAAATCAAAATGCACGAACAAAGCAATCAAACGTTTGGGCAGATGGCCGAGCGTTCGATTTTCGAGCTGCAAAATCTGAGTGTCGGAAAAATCGCTCCTGACATCGAAGGCGAAGACCTTGACGGCATAACTTTCAAACTGAGCGACTATCGCGGCAAGATTGTGGTCCTGGATTTCTGGGGCGATTGGTGA
- a CDS encoding TlpA family protein disulfide reductase, translating to MYPHERSLAKKLSDKPFAIIGVNSDKDRDSIREIVKEKNITWRSFWNGANGTQGPISSAWNVSSWPTIYILDAEGKIRFKNKRGSDMDKALTLLMREMGHEVDLTVHDEKD from the coding sequence ATGTACCCACACGAGCGGTCGCTCGCAAAGAAACTTTCTGACAAACCTTTTGCAATTATTGGCGTTAACAGTGACAAAGATCGCGACAGCATTCGCGAGATAGTCAAAGAGAAAAACATTACCTGGCGTAGTTTTTGGAACGGCGCAAATGGCACTCAAGGACCGATTTCATCCGCGTGGAATGTTTCCAGTTGGCCAACAATCTACATCTTGGATGCAGAAGGAAAGATTCGCTTCAAAAACAAACGCGGCTCCGACATGGATAAAGCGCTCACGTTGTTGATGAGAGAAATGGGACATGAAGTTGACCTCACTGTCCACGATGAGAAAGACTGA